Part of the Triticum urartu cultivar G1812 chromosome 2, Tu2.1, whole genome shotgun sequence genome, AGGGTTTCCTTGCCCCTGGTGGCCTCGGCGATCTCCGACAGCTGGTCCGCGAAGCCATCGCTGGCTTAGTGGTGCGACCCGGCGATCTACGCATCACAGATCCTCTCCTTGTCCCTACAGAAACCCCAAAGCACCCACTGCAGACTGAAGGATTGGATTCATAGAACACACACTGATCAACAGCGAACACGCACATGGAGTTGCAGCGGTAGAGGAGGGAGAAAGATAAGATATCTGCGCGCCAGGAGATGAGGAGAGAAGTGGAGGCGCCGGCGCTAGGAGATTTCAAAAGAGAACACCACTCTCCAGATCTCGCCCGTCTGCCGCACCGACTTCGCTCTGATTTGTACCTTACGGTCGCCGTGTCTGCTCCCGTGACGCGCCGATCTGCTGCCGATCGCTCTGCTCCTTTGCGGACGTTGCCGAGGCGAAGGATGGAGATGGGAGGAccggaggaggcggtggcggcaaCAGCTGAAAGGGAGTGAATAGCAAAAAACTATCACACTACGGGTCATTAGGGATGTAAATGGTACGGATAATTTCCATTCCGAATCCGCATCCGCATCCTTTTTAAGGATATGGTATGCACTTTCCCCAATTCATGGATACGGATGCGGATACAGATTTTTGTCAAGCGGATAGCCGATGAATATGATAGCGGATATGGTATCAATAATATTCGAGGG contains:
- the LOC125539449 gene encoding uncharacterized protein LOC125539449 translates to MRIRIPIIRTTDSERKRSGLGLKTAVAATASSGPPISILRLGNVRKGAERSAADRRVTGADTATVRYKSERSRCGRRARSGEWCSLLKSPSAGASTSLLISWRADILSFSLLYRCNSMCVFAVDQCVFYESNPSVCSGCFGVSVGTRRGSVMRRSPGRTTKPAMASRTSCRRSPRPPGARKPSCSAPSVR